The following proteins are encoded in a genomic region of Pseudomonas sp. Os17:
- the tusD gene encoding sulfurtransferase complex subunit TusD — MKFAIALFSAAHAPSSRRALLFAQAALAGGHEIVRLFFYQDGVHNAANSVVTPQDEQDLPREWREFVEQHQLDGVVCIAAALRRGVLNADEAQRYQRTAVNVEAPWELSGLGQLHDAVQAADRLICFGGA; from the coding sequence ATGAAGTTCGCCATCGCCCTGTTCTCTGCCGCTCATGCGCCTTCCTCGCGCCGCGCCCTGCTGTTCGCCCAGGCGGCGCTGGCGGGCGGGCATGAGATTGTCCGGCTGTTTTTCTATCAGGACGGCGTGCACAACGCTGCCAACAGTGTCGTCACACCCCAGGACGAACAGGACCTGCCCCGGGAATGGCGCGAATTTGTCGAGCAGCATCAGCTCGATGGCGTGGTGTGCATCGCCGCCGCCCTGCGCCGGGGTGTGTTGAACGCCGACGAAGCCCAGCGCTATCAGCGCACGGCGGTGAACGTCGAGGCGCCCTGGGAACTGTCGGGGCTCGGCCAGTTGCATGACGCGGTACAGGCCGCCGACCGCCTGATCTGTTTTGGAGGGGCGTGA
- a CDS encoding DUF6388 family protein gives MPADALHHEIALERFLAARPELREALDKLNPLEAQVKGETPEQYRNERLHEAFEAEAERLGLFAWELSLQLTAASPEEFHAQRLEVHKEVAEMAGMPWDEYCALHPLAP, from the coding sequence ATGCCCGCCGATGCCCTGCACCACGAAATAGCCTTGGAAAGATTTCTCGCCGCCCGCCCCGAACTGCGCGAAGCCCTGGACAAGCTCAATCCGCTGGAGGCCCAGGTCAAGGGCGAGACGCCCGAGCAGTACCGCAACGAACGCCTGCATGAAGCCTTTGAAGCCGAAGCCGAGCGCCTGGGGCTGTTCGCCTGGGAGTTGAGCCTGCAACTGACCGCCGCCAGCCCGGAGGAATTCCACGCCCAGCGCCTTGAAGTGCACAAGGAGGTGGCGGAAATGGCCGGCATGCCGTGGGATGAGTATTGCGCCCTGCATCCTCTCGCCCCATAG
- a CDS encoding SDR family oxidoreductase, whose amino-acid sequence MMELNSAVVVVTGAGRGLGAALAISLADLGCKLILCGRNAEALAQVSAAIETRTGQAADCVVVDLASSESVKAALAEIHVRQPRVDILINNGAMWLEASEQPHSAAEVTGVIDAALTGTFLLTQGLMPALKASQRPDIVTIGSISGLPNAPLHSVSLPFYAAKHGQLALADGLRQVLKGTPVRSLCVHPPYLEDISPLDPAWQQVPARQKGEQGTNRDVVESVVFALTRPRHISLSSIVIDTDSGGLFD is encoded by the coding sequence ATGATGGAGTTGAATTCGGCGGTGGTGGTGGTCACCGGTGCCGGTCGTGGTCTGGGCGCGGCGCTGGCCATCAGCCTGGCGGACCTGGGCTGCAAATTGATTCTCTGTGGGCGCAACGCCGAGGCCCTGGCGCAAGTGAGCGCGGCGATCGAGACGCGCACCGGCCAGGCCGCCGATTGCGTGGTGGTGGATCTGGCCAGCAGCGAGAGCGTCAAGGCGGCGCTGGCGGAGATTCATGTGCGTCAGCCTCGGGTGGACATCCTGATCAACAACGGCGCCATGTGGCTGGAGGCCAGCGAGCAGCCCCACAGCGCGGCCGAGGTCACCGGAGTGATCGATGCGGCCTTGACGGGCACCTTCCTCCTGACCCAGGGCCTGATGCCGGCGCTCAAGGCCTCGCAGCGCCCGGACATCGTCACCATCGGCTCCATCAGCGGCCTGCCCAATGCACCGCTGCACAGCGTGTCGCTGCCGTTCTACGCGGCCAAGCACGGGCAACTGGCCCTGGCCGACGGTCTGCGCCAGGTGCTCAAGGGCACGCCGGTGCGCTCGCTTTGCGTGCATCCGCCGTATCTGGAAGACATCTCGCCGCTGGACCCGGCCTGGCAGCAGGTTCCGGCACGACAGAAGGGCGAGCAGGGCACCAACCGCGACGTGGTGGAATCGGTGGTCTTCGCCCTGACTCGACCACGGCACATCAGCCTGTCGTCGATCGTCATCGATACCGACAGCGGCGGTCTGTTCGACTGA
- a CDS encoding muconate cycloisomerase family protein encodes MHASAIESIETIIVDLPTIRPHKLAMHTMQNQTLVLIRLRCADGIEGLGESTTIGGLAYGNESPDSIKTNIDRFFTPLLLGQDASNINAAMLRLEQSIRGNTFAKSGIESALLDAQGKRLGLPVSELLGGRVRDALPVAWTLASGDTAKDIAEAEKMLDLRRHRIFKLKIGAGEVDRDLAHVIAIKKALGDRASVRVDVNQAWDEAVALRACRILGSNGIDLIEQPISRNNRAGMVRLNASSPAPIMADESIECVEDAFNLAREGAASVFALKIAKNGGPRATLRTAAIAEAAGIGLYGGTMLEGGIGTLASAHAFLTLNKLSWDTELFGPLLLTEDILAEAPVYRDFHLHVSRAPGLGLSLDEERLAFFRRDKTTPVLHHT; translated from the coding sequence ATGCACGCTTCTGCCATTGAATCGATCGAAACGATCATCGTCGATCTGCCGACCATTCGCCCCCACAAGCTGGCCATGCACACCATGCAGAACCAGACCCTGGTGCTGATCCGCCTGCGTTGCGCCGACGGCATCGAAGGTCTGGGGGAATCCACCACCATCGGCGGCCTGGCCTATGGCAACGAAAGCCCGGACAGCATCAAGACCAACATCGACCGCTTCTTCACCCCGTTGCTGCTCGGCCAGGACGCCAGCAACATCAACGCTGCCATGCTGCGCCTGGAGCAGAGCATCCGCGGCAACACCTTCGCCAAGTCCGGGATCGAAAGCGCCTTGCTCGATGCCCAGGGCAAGCGCCTCGGGCTGCCGGTCAGCGAACTGTTGGGCGGCCGGGTGCGCGATGCGCTGCCCGTGGCCTGGACCCTGGCCAGCGGCGACACCGCCAAGGACATCGCCGAAGCCGAGAAGATGCTCGACCTGCGCCGCCACCGCATCTTCAAGCTGAAGATCGGTGCCGGTGAAGTGGACCGCGACCTGGCCCATGTGATCGCCATCAAGAAGGCCCTGGGCGACCGCGCCAGCGTGCGGGTCGACGTCAACCAGGCCTGGGACGAAGCCGTGGCCCTGCGTGCCTGCCGCATCCTCGGCAGCAACGGCATCGACCTGATCGAGCAACCGATTTCGCGTAACAACCGCGCCGGCATGGTGCGCCTGAATGCCAGCAGCCCGGCGCCGATCATGGCCGACGAATCCATCGAATGCGTGGAAGACGCCTTCAACCTGGCCCGCGAAGGGGCGGCCTCGGTGTTCGCCCTGAAGATCGCCAAGAACGGCGGACCCCGCGCCACCCTGCGCACCGCGGCGATTGCCGAGGCAGCGGGCATCGGCCTGTACGGCGGCACCATGCTCGAAGGCGGCATCGGCACCCTGGCCTCGGCCCACGCCTTCCTGACCCTGAACAAACTGAGCTGGGACACCGAGCTGTTCGGCCCGCTGCTGCTGACCGAGGACATCCTCGCCGAGGCGCCGGTGTACCGGGATTTCCACCTGCATGTCTCACGGGCGCCGGGCCTCGGCCTGAGCCTGGACGAAGAGCGCCTGGCGTTCTTCCGTCGCGACAAAACCACCCCCGTGCTGCATCACACCTGA
- the tusC gene encoding sulfurtransferase complex subunit TusC, with protein MAKSLLLISRQAPWSGPGAREALDIVLAGGAFDLPIGLLFLDDGVLQLAPGQQASLLRQKDLSANLQALSLFGVDELFACSASLAARGLDPATLSLDAVQLLDAPELAGIIDRFDQVITL; from the coding sequence ATGGCCAAATCCCTGTTGTTGATCAGCCGTCAGGCGCCCTGGTCCGGCCCTGGTGCCCGGGAGGCCCTGGACATCGTCCTGGCCGGCGGCGCCTTCGACCTGCCGATCGGCCTGCTGTTTCTCGACGATGGCGTGCTGCAACTGGCGCCGGGGCAACAGGCGTCGCTGCTGCGCCAGAAAGACCTGAGCGCCAATCTGCAGGCGCTGTCGCTGTTCGGCGTCGACGAACTGTTTGCCTGCAGCGCCAGCCTCGCTGCTCGTGGTCTGGACCCGGCAACCTTGAGCCTTGACGCGGTGCAGTTGCTGGACGCCCCGGAACTGGCCGGGATCATCGACCGTTTTGACCAGGTGATTACCCTCTGA
- the benB gene encoding benzoate 1,2-dioxygenase small subunit → MTVSYDTVRDFLYREARYLDDKDWDNWLELYAPDATFWMPSWDDSDQLTEDPQREISLIWYGNRSGLEDRVFRIKTERSSASIPDTRTSHNLSNIELLEQGDGLCKLRFNWHTLSFRYKTVDSYFGCSFYTLDLRGENPLILAKKVILKNDYVRQVVDIYHL, encoded by the coding sequence ATGACTGTTTCCTACGACACCGTGCGCGATTTCCTGTACCGCGAAGCCCGCTACCTGGACGACAAGGACTGGGACAACTGGCTGGAACTCTACGCCCCGGACGCGACCTTCTGGATGCCGTCCTGGGACGACAGCGACCAGCTGACCGAAGACCCGCAGCGGGAAATCTCGCTGATCTGGTATGGCAACCGCAGCGGCCTGGAAGACCGGGTGTTCCGCATCAAGACCGAGCGCTCCAGCGCCAGCATTCCCGACACCCGCACCTCCCATAACCTGAGCAATATCGAGCTGCTGGAGCAGGGCGACGGCCTGTGCAAGCTGCGCTTCAACTGGCACACCCTGAGCTTTCGCTACAAGACCGTGGACAGTTACTTCGGCTGCAGCTTCTACACCCTCGACCTGCGTGGCGAAAACCCGTTGATCCTGGCCAAGAAAGTCATCCTGAAGAACGACTACGTTCGCCAGGTCGTCGATATCTACCACCTCTGA
- the benC gene encoding benzoate 1,2-dioxygenase electron transfer component BenC has protein sequence MSHQIALNFEDGVTRFVNANPGETVADAAYRQGINIPLDCRDGACGTCKCLAEAGRYELGEDYIEDALSADEAEQGFVLTCQMRALSDCVVRVPASSQVCRAGQGSFQASISAVRQLSASTIALSIKGEALSQLAFLPGQYVNLGVPGSEQTRAYSFSSLQRDGEVSFLIRNVPGGLMSSFLTGLAKAGDSMTLAGPLGSFYLRDIRRPLLLLAGGTGLAPFTAMLEKIAEQGSEHPLHLIYGVTNDFDLVELERLEDFAARIPQFSFSACVANPESHYPRKGYVTQHIEPVHLNQGDVDVYLCGPPPMVEAVSQFIREQGIAPANFYYEKFAASAA, from the coding sequence ATGAGCCATCAAATCGCACTCAATTTCGAAGACGGCGTGACCCGCTTCGTCAACGCCAATCCGGGCGAAACCGTGGCCGACGCCGCCTACCGCCAAGGCATCAACATTCCCCTGGACTGCCGCGACGGTGCGTGCGGCACCTGCAAGTGCCTGGCCGAGGCCGGGCGCTACGAGTTGGGCGAGGACTACATCGAAGACGCCCTGAGCGCCGATGAGGCCGAGCAGGGTTTTGTCCTCACCTGCCAGATGCGCGCCTTGAGCGATTGCGTGGTGCGGGTGCCGGCTTCGTCCCAGGTCTGCCGCGCCGGGCAGGGCAGTTTCCAGGCCAGCATCAGTGCCGTGCGCCAGCTGTCCGCCAGCACCATTGCCCTGTCGATCAAGGGCGAGGCCCTGAGCCAGCTGGCGTTCCTGCCGGGGCAATACGTCAACCTCGGAGTGCCCGGCAGCGAACAGACCCGGGCCTATTCCTTCAGCTCCTTGCAGCGCGACGGCGAGGTCAGCTTCCTGATCCGCAATGTGCCCGGCGGCCTGATGAGCAGCTTCCTCACCGGTCTCGCCAAAGCCGGCGACAGCATGACCCTGGCCGGGCCCCTGGGCAGCTTCTACCTGCGGGATATTCGCCGGCCCTTGCTGTTGCTGGCCGGCGGCACCGGGCTGGCGCCGTTCACCGCCATGCTGGAGAAAATCGCCGAGCAGGGCAGTGAGCATCCGCTGCATTTGATCTACGGCGTGACCAACGATTTCGACCTGGTGGAGCTGGAGCGCCTGGAAGACTTTGCCGCGCGCATCCCGCAGTTCAGCTTCAGCGCCTGCGTGGCCAACCCCGAGAGCCATTACCCGCGCAAGGGCTACGTGACCCAGCACATCGAGCCGGTGCATCTCAACCAGGGCGATGTGGACGTGTACCTGTGCGGGCCGCCGCCGATGGTCGAGGCGGTGAGCCAGTTCATCCGCGAGCAGGGCATTGCCCCGGCAAATTTCTACTACGAGAAGTTCGCCGCCAGCGCCGCCTGA
- the catC gene encoding muconolactone Delta-isomerase produces MLFHVKMTVNLPVDMNPERAAQLKAEEKALAQRLQAEGKWRHLWRIAGLYANYSVFDVDSVQELHDTLMQLPLYPYMAIEVNALCRHPSSIHEDDR; encoded by the coding sequence ATGCTATTCCACGTGAAAATGACCGTGAACCTGCCGGTCGACATGAACCCCGAGCGCGCCGCGCAACTGAAGGCCGAGGAAAAGGCCCTGGCCCAGCGCCTGCAGGCCGAAGGCAAGTGGCGCCACCTGTGGCGCATTGCCGGGCTGTACGCCAACTACAGCGTGTTCGACGTCGACAGTGTGCAGGAACTGCACGACACCCTGATGCAATTGCCGTTGTACCCGTACATGGCCATCGAAGTTAACGCCCTGTGCAGGCATCCTTCGTCCATTCATGAGGATGACCGCTGA
- a CDS encoding RDD family protein, which yields MEVSRTRLILRRAAAFMLDQVLALAVYVLLSLSLHGVLAWQPVRRLLDLAQQTGLEPYLHSMLFMLVWPLYFVAWEYFFKGRTPGKCALGLVVINAAGTPPTLIQVLIRSATRYLEAAFAFVPLMACVESSRCQRIGDMLARTYVIPHKDLQQIRSEMPAHPLSRA from the coding sequence ATGGAAGTCTCAAGAACCCGACTGATCCTGCGCCGCGCCGCCGCCTTCATGCTCGACCAGGTGCTGGCGCTGGCGGTGTATGTGCTCCTGTCGCTGAGCCTGCACGGGGTGCTGGCGTGGCAGCCGGTCAGACGCTTGCTCGACCTCGCGCAACAGACGGGGCTGGAGCCCTACCTGCACTCAATGCTGTTCATGCTGGTCTGGCCCTTGTACTTCGTGGCCTGGGAGTATTTCTTCAAGGGCCGCACGCCCGGCAAGTGCGCCCTGGGCCTGGTGGTGATCAACGCCGCCGGGACGCCGCCGACGCTGATCCAGGTACTGATCAGAAGCGCCACCCGCTATCTGGAGGCCGCGTTCGCCTTTGTCCCGCTGATGGCCTGCGTGGAATCAAGCCGCTGCCAGCGAATAGGCGATATGCTCGCCCGCACCTACGTGATCCCGCACAAGGATCTGCAGCAGATACGCAGTGAAATGCCAGCACACCCTCTGTCCCGGGCTTGA
- a CDS encoding AraC family transcriptional regulator, protein MQMHLLSERSRVFVQADPHAVSGYVNQHVGSHCIRLPRAGHPQASLNHRALASLDLCSLSYGGSVRVTSPALESIYHLQVLLRGHCLWRSRDQEHCFAPGELLLINPDDPVDLTYSDDCEKFIIKIPTPLLEAACQEQRWQYPGQGVRFLRQRYQLQELEGFVPLLSLLCQESEALEAMPKVQEHYAHILVSKLLGLMQTNVQRGTLSASAATFERIADYIERNLKRDIGCEELAQQACMSLRSLYALFERNVRTTPKHYIRQQKLQRVHACLSDPHSPVRNVTELALDFGFSHLGRFAQSYRQQYGERPSDTLKRRH, encoded by the coding sequence ATGCAAATGCATCTGTTGAGTGAACGCAGCCGCGTGTTTGTTCAAGCCGATCCCCATGCCGTGTCCGGTTACGTCAATCAGCACGTGGGCAGCCACTGCATCCGCCTGCCCCGGGCGGGCCATCCCCAGGCCAGCCTCAATCATCGGGCCCTGGCCAGCCTGGACCTGTGCAGCCTCAGCTATGGCGGCAGCGTGCGCGTCACCTCGCCGGCGCTGGAAAGCATCTACCACCTGCAGGTGCTGCTGCGTGGCCACTGCCTGTGGCGCAGCCGCGACCAGGAACACTGCTTCGCCCCGGGGGAACTGCTGCTGATCAACCCCGACGACCCTGTGGACCTGACCTATTCCGACGACTGCGAAAAATTCATCATCAAGATTCCCACGCCCCTGCTGGAAGCCGCCTGCCAGGAACAGCGCTGGCAGTACCCGGGGCAGGGCGTGCGCTTTCTGCGCCAGCGTTACCAACTGCAGGAACTGGAAGGCTTCGTGCCCCTGCTGAGCCTGTTGTGCCAGGAGTCCGAAGCCCTGGAGGCCATGCCCAAGGTGCAGGAGCACTACGCGCACATCCTGGTGAGCAAACTGCTGGGCCTGATGCAGACCAATGTCCAGCGCGGCACCCTGAGTGCCTCGGCGGCGACCTTCGAACGCATTGCCGACTACATCGAGCGCAACCTCAAGCGCGACATCGGTTGCGAAGAGCTGGCGCAACAGGCGTGCATGAGCCTGCGTTCGCTGTACGCGCTGTTTGAACGCAACGTCCGCACCACGCCGAAGCACTACATCCGCCAGCAGAAACTGCAACGGGTGCACGCCTGCCTCAGCGACCCGCACAGCCCGGTGCGCAACGTCACCGAACTGGCCCTGGACTTCGGCTTTTCCCACCTGGGCCGCTTCGCCCAGAGCTACCGCCAGCAATACGGTGAACGGCCGTCCGACACCCTCAAGCGTCGCCACTGA
- a CDS encoding LysR family transcriptional regulator, translating to MELRHLRYFQVLGETLNFTRAAERLHIAQPPLSRQIQQLEDELGVLLLERGRPLRLTAAGRFFYEHSNRVLEQLGKVCDNTRRIGLGHKTWLGIGFAPSTLYGVLPQLIRRLRSNETLELELGLSEMTTLQQVEALKAGRIDIGFGRIHIDDPAIVQRVLTEDRLVVALPAGHPLLGQALTLEQLAKEPFVLYPANPRPSYADHVIALFNARGLNLKIAQWTNELQTAIGLVGAGIGVTLVPASVQVLHRDDIGFCPLLETAATSPIILSRRVGEPSPGLTHCLHLIAQLRSEIGREQPVVS from the coding sequence ATGGAACTGCGTCATCTGCGCTACTTCCAGGTGCTGGGGGAAACCCTCAACTTCACCCGCGCCGCCGAGCGCCTGCACATTGCCCAACCGCCCTTGAGCCGGCAGATCCAGCAACTGGAAGACGAGTTGGGGGTGCTGTTGCTGGAGCGTGGCCGGCCGCTGCGCCTGACCGCCGCCGGGCGGTTTTTCTATGAGCATTCCAACCGGGTGCTGGAGCAGTTGGGCAAGGTCTGCGACAACACCCGGCGCATCGGCCTGGGGCACAAGACCTGGCTGGGCATCGGCTTTGCCCCTTCAACCTTGTACGGCGTGCTGCCGCAACTGATCCGCCGCCTGCGCAGCAACGAAACCCTGGAGCTGGAGCTGGGCCTGTCGGAAATGACCACCCTGCAACAGGTGGAAGCCTTGAAGGCGGGACGCATCGATATCGGCTTCGGGCGGATTCACATCGACGACCCGGCCATCGTGCAGAGGGTGCTGACCGAGGACCGGCTGGTGGTCGCCCTGCCCGCCGGTCATCCGCTGCTGGGGCAGGCACTGACGCTTGAGCAACTGGCCAAAGAACCCTTCGTGCTGTACCCGGCCAACCCGCGGCCGAGCTACGCCGACCATGTGATCGCACTGTTCAATGCCCGTGGCCTGAACCTGAAGATCGCCCAGTGGACCAACGAATTGCAGACCGCCATCGGCCTGGTGGGCGCCGGCATCGGCGTCACCCTGGTGCCGGCCTCGGTGCAGGTGCTGCACCGCGACGACATCGGTTTTTGCCCCCTACTGGAAACCGCTGCCACCTCGCCGATCATCCTCAGCCGCCGGGTCGGCGAGCCGTCGCCGGGGCTCACCCATTGCCTGCACCTGATTGCCCAGTTGCGCAGCGAGATCGGTCGCGAACAGCCCGTGGTCAGCTGA
- the benA gene encoding benzoate 1,2-dioxygenase large subunit, with the protein MSLRPEYLHSLLEEDPDQGVYRCKREMFTDPRLFDLEMQHIFEGNWLYLAHDSQIPNPNDYYSTTMGRQPVFIARNKNGELNAFINACSHRGAMLCRHKTGNKASFTCPFHGWTFNNTGKLLKVKDPAAAGYPASFNCDGSHDLTRVARFESYRGFLFGSLNPDVLPLVEHLGESAKIIDMIVDQSADGLEVLRGSSSYIYEGNWKLTAENGADGYHVSSVHWNYAATQNQRKQREAGEDIRTMSAGTWAKQGGGFYSFDKGHMLLWTRWSNPEDRPLYERRDELARDFGQARADWMIENSRNLCLYPNVYLMDQFSSQIRIARPISVDRTEITIYCIAPKGESDEARARRIRQYEDFFNVSGMATPDDLEEFRSCQLGYQGSSTAWNDMSRGAEHWVQGADDAAKEIDLQPILSGVRTEDEGLFVMQHKYWQQTLLAALEREASRQIAVEAVQ; encoded by the coding sequence ATGTCCCTGCGACCCGAATACCTGCATTCCCTGCTTGAAGAAGACCCCGACCAGGGCGTCTACCGCTGCAAGCGGGAGATGTTCACCGACCCCCGGTTGTTCGACCTGGAGATGCAGCACATCTTCGAAGGCAACTGGCTGTACCTGGCCCACGACAGCCAGATCCCCAACCCCAACGACTACTACAGCACCACCATGGGCCGGCAGCCGGTGTTCATTGCGCGCAACAAGAACGGCGAACTCAATGCCTTCATCAACGCCTGCAGCCATCGCGGCGCCATGCTCTGCCGGCACAAGACCGGCAACAAGGCGTCCTTCACCTGCCCGTTCCACGGCTGGACCTTCAACAACACCGGCAAGCTGCTCAAGGTCAAGGACCCGGCCGCCGCCGGCTACCCGGCCAGCTTCAACTGCGACGGCTCCCACGACCTGACCCGCGTCGCGCGCTTCGAGTCCTATCGCGGCTTCCTGTTCGGCAGCCTCAACCCCGACGTGCTGCCCCTGGTGGAGCACCTGGGGGAGTCGGCGAAGATCATCGACATGATCGTCGACCAGTCCGCCGACGGCCTGGAAGTGCTGCGCGGCTCCTCCAGCTACATCTACGAAGGCAACTGGAAGCTCACCGCCGAGAACGGCGCCGACGGCTACCACGTCAGCTCGGTGCACTGGAACTACGCCGCCACCCAGAACCAGCGCAAGCAGCGCGAAGCCGGGGAAGACATCCGCACCATGAGCGCCGGCACCTGGGCCAAGCAGGGCGGCGGTTTCTACTCCTTCGACAAGGGCCACATGCTGCTCTGGACCCGCTGGTCCAACCCCGAGGACCGCCCGTTGTACGAACGCCGCGACGAGCTGGCCCGGGACTTCGGCCAGGCCCGGGCCGACTGGATGATCGAGAACTCGCGCAACCTGTGCCTGTACCCCAACGTCTACCTGATGGACCAGTTCAGCTCGCAGATCCGCATCGCCCGGCCGATCTCGGTGGACCGCACCGAAATCACCATCTACTGCATCGCGCCCAAGGGCGAGAGCGACGAAGCCCGGGCCCGGCGCATCCGCCAGTACGAAGATTTCTTCAACGTCAGCGGCATGGCCACCCCGGACGACCTGGAGGAGTTCCGTTCCTGCCAGCTCGGCTACCAGGGCAGCAGCACGGCCTGGAACGACATGTCCCGCGGTGCCGAGCACTGGGTCCAGGGAGCGGACGACGCAGCGAAAGAAATTGACCTGCAGCCGATCCTCAGCGGCGTGCGCACCGAGGACGAAGGCCTGTTCGTGATGCAGCACAAGTACTGGCAGCAAACCCTGCTGGCGGCCCTGGAGCGTGAAGCCTCACGGCAGATCGCGGTGGAGGCCGTGCAATGA
- a CDS encoding YoaK family protein: protein MLPSTSTQAASAALQHTQKWRGRVGLGLVACLSVLAGMTDAIGFMATGDFVSFMSGNTTRMAVAISDGEPALVLRLMLLVATFVVGNALGVVVSRLAGHRALPLLLSIGALLCASAAWPFEQQLPALLAAIIAMGMLNAAVEEVNGLPIGLTYVTGALSRFGRGLGRWVLGERRNGWRVQLVPWSGMFAGAVLGALLEQHLGLQALYVSGLLAALLGIASLKIPRRWQLGYKTR, encoded by the coding sequence ATGTTGCCTTCGACTTCCACACAAGCGGCCAGCGCCGCCCTGCAGCACACGCAGAAATGGCGCGGGCGGGTTGGCCTCGGGCTGGTGGCCTGCCTGTCCGTGCTGGCCGGGATGACGGACGCCATCGGCTTCATGGCCACTGGCGATTTCGTCTCCTTCATGAGCGGCAACACCACGCGCATGGCGGTGGCCATCAGCGATGGCGAACCGGCCCTGGTGCTGCGCCTGATGCTGCTGGTGGCGACCTTTGTCGTCGGCAACGCCCTGGGCGTGGTGGTCAGCCGCCTGGCCGGACACCGCGCCCTGCCCTTGCTGCTGAGCATTGGCGCGTTGCTCTGCGCCTCCGCCGCCTGGCCTTTCGAGCAGCAATTGCCGGCCCTGCTGGCGGCCATCATCGCCATGGGCATGCTCAATGCGGCGGTGGAGGAAGTGAACGGCCTGCCCATCGGCCTGACCTACGTCACCGGGGCCCTGTCGCGCTTTGGCCGCGGGCTGGGGCGCTGGGTGCTCGGCGAACGGCGCAACGGCTGGCGGGTACAGCTGGTGCCGTGGAGCGGGATGTTCGCCGGAGCGGTGCTGGGGGCCTTGCTGGAACAGCACCTGGGGCTCCAGGCGCTGTATGTCAGCGGGTTGCTTGCCGCCCTGCTGGGCATCGCGTCACTGAAGATTCCGCGCCGCTGGCAACTGGGCTACAAGACCCGCTGA
- the catA gene encoding catechol 1,2-dioxygenase, whose translation MNVRISQTASAQRFLEEASGQFTEGGNPRAKAIVYRILRDTVNIIEDLNVTPEEFWKAVNYLNVLGARQEAGLLAAGLGLEHYLDLLMDAADEQAGKTGGTPRTIEGPLYVAGAPLSQGEARLDDGLDPGVVLFMQGQVTNTAGQPLAGAVVDVWHANTGGTYSYFDGSQSEFNLRRRIVTDAEGRYRFRSIVPSGYGCPPEGPTQQLLDQLGRHGQRPAHIHFFISADDHRHLTTQINLDGDPYLHDDFAYATRDELIAKITFSEDQARAKELGVSGRFAEIHFDFTLQSSAQPQEQQRHERVRALED comes from the coding sequence ATGAACGTCAGAATTTCCCAGACTGCCAGCGCCCAACGTTTTCTTGAAGAAGCCAGCGGCCAGTTCACCGAAGGCGGCAACCCCCGGGCCAAGGCCATCGTCTACCGCATCCTGCGGGACACCGTGAACATCATCGAAGACCTGAACGTCACCCCGGAAGAATTCTGGAAAGCCGTCAACTACCTCAATGTGCTCGGTGCCCGCCAGGAAGCCGGCCTGCTGGCCGCGGGCCTGGGCCTGGAGCACTACCTGGACCTGCTGATGGACGCTGCCGACGAACAGGCCGGCAAGACCGGCGGCACCCCTCGCACCATCGAAGGCCCGCTGTACGTGGCCGGCGCGCCCCTGAGCCAGGGCGAGGCGCGCCTGGACGACGGCCTCGACCCGGGCGTGGTGCTGTTCATGCAAGGGCAGGTGACCAACACCGCCGGCCAGCCCCTGGCCGGGGCTGTCGTCGATGTCTGGCACGCCAACACCGGCGGCACCTATTCCTACTTCGACGGCAGCCAATCGGAGTTCAACCTGCGCCGGCGCATCGTCACCGACGCCGAGGGCCGCTACCGTTTTCGCAGCATCGTGCCGTCCGGCTACGGCTGCCCGCCGGAAGGCCCGACCCAGCAATTGCTGGATCAACTGGGGCGTCACGGCCAGCGCCCGGCGCACATCCACTTCTTCATCTCCGCCGATGACCATCGCCACCTGACCACCCAGATCAACCTGGACGGCGACCCCTACCTGCACGACGACTTCGCCTACGCCACCCGCGACGAGCTGATCGCCAAGATCACCTTCAGCGAGGACCAGGCCCGGGCCAAGGAGTTGGGCGTGAGCGGCCGCTTCGCGGAAATTCACTTCGACTTCACCCTGCAGTCCTCGGCCCAGCCGCAAGAACAGCAGCGCCACGAACGGGTGCGTGCCCTGGAGGACTGA